The following coding sequences lie in one Desulfonatronum thiodismutans genomic window:
- a CDS encoding GGDEF domain-containing protein has translation MSRHDPQNPADAHCLRERLEQTLELYRQNLAVFHKFKLCASQIQAITSLDQLPELLATLRDSLKLQDIHLVLDRERYADFLPDSIPTRPQLSLRRMLGEMGLTESFRHPLLGSFADIAIQAPAARELFQTRGQRDCLGSVCVFPLWDKYHPDNLIGFLTLKDGDPRRYNEGMATDFIEFFADLFSWSLVTLREHEKLQRESTQDHLTGCHNRSYLMKHAPRILEFAHRKRMPVALLFIDLDGFKKVNDTLGHACGDQLLVAVAYAIQSIVRDYDIFIRLGGDEFLLLLPDVNREAAQRTSSRIQDALRALPVAQTCAVATQLRITASIGLAMHRPGETLQQFIQRADTSMYSAKPSAGERARTSEST, from the coding sequence ATGAGCCGTCACGATCCTCAAAATCCGGCCGACGCGCACTGCCTGCGGGAAAGGCTGGAACAAACCCTGGAGTTGTACAGGCAAAATCTTGCCGTCTTTCATAAGTTCAAGCTTTGCGCCTCTCAAATCCAGGCCATAACCTCCCTGGATCAGCTTCCCGAGCTTCTGGCCACGTTGCGCGACAGTCTCAAATTACAGGATATCCATCTCGTCTTGGACCGGGAACGGTACGCCGATTTCCTTCCCGATTCCATCCCCACCCGACCTCAGCTTTCTCTTCGACGCATGCTCGGGGAGATGGGGCTGACCGAGTCTTTCCGGCATCCGCTGCTCGGCTCTTTCGCGGACATCGCGATCCAGGCTCCGGCTGCCCGGGAACTGTTCCAAACACGCGGCCAGCGAGACTGTCTCGGCTCGGTATGCGTCTTTCCACTCTGGGACAAGTATCATCCGGACAACCTGATTGGCTTTTTGACCCTGAAAGACGGCGACCCTCGGCGCTACAACGAAGGAATGGCCACCGACTTCATCGAATTCTTTGCCGATCTATTCTCCTGGTCCCTAGTCACGCTCCGGGAACACGAAAAACTCCAACGTGAATCCACTCAAGACCATCTTACCGGTTGCCACAATCGATCCTACCTGATGAAGCACGCGCCGCGAATCCTGGAGTTCGCGCATCGCAAAAGAATGCCGGTCGCGCTGCTGTTCATCGATCTGGATGGATTCAAAAAAGTCAACGACACCTTAGGCCATGCATGCGGAGACCAGCTCCTGGTCGCCGTGGCGTATGCGATCCAGAGCATCGTTCGCGACTACGACATTTTCATCCGTCTGGGAGGCGATGAGTTTTTGCTGTTGCTTCCGGACGTGAACAGGGAAGCGGCTCAAAGAACCTCAAGCCGCATCCAGGACGCGCTGCGCGCCCTTCCCGTCGCCCAAACCTGTGCTGTCGCCACGCAACTCCGAATCACGGCCTCCATCGGTTTAGCCATGCACCGCCCAGGCGAGACCCTCCAGCAATTCATCCAACGGGCCGATACGAGCATGTACAGCGCCAAGCCTTCAGCCGGCGAGCGGGCGCGAACCTCCGAATCAACATGA
- a CDS encoding OmpA family protein, translating into MRYFFSKCVICVAALILMAAAAHGQAEFERGSTIIFEDNLRHEKIGEFPSQWRLVRGSAEVARYEGENVLSLLVTRTEVAPLMREKSYLPQAFTIEFDYLMNDLRQHAYEITFFNDNGRKSGSLRITGERFILNASRGGTVSEGNTSETRAGFQPGWRRLALSFNQHELRVFSDGVRVLNVPRFEEELRSFLIHGGRPNNARPNSDAFIRNVVVAEGGMPLYERVMSEGSFSTTEIQFDVNRADIKPESEGIIDQVFQLMRDHQDLRFSVEGHTDSDGDAELNQRLSQQRAESVVRALIEKGISPDRLTAKGWGASKPVADNATDEGKAQNRRVEFVRL; encoded by the coding sequence ATGCGATATTTTTTTTCGAAGTGCGTCATTTGTGTTGCCGCGCTCATTCTGATGGCAGCCGCGGCCCATGGTCAGGCCGAGTTTGAACGTGGTTCCACGATTATTTTCGAAGACAACCTGAGACACGAAAAGATCGGAGAGTTCCCCTCGCAGTGGCGACTGGTCAGAGGAAGCGCGGAAGTGGCCCGGTACGAAGGGGAAAACGTCCTTTCGCTCCTGGTAACCCGGACGGAAGTCGCGCCGCTGATGCGGGAAAAGAGCTACCTGCCTCAGGCGTTCACCATTGAGTTCGATTATTTGATGAACGACCTCAGGCAACATGCCTACGAAATTACGTTCTTCAACGACAACGGCCGAAAATCCGGCTCACTGCGTATTACCGGGGAGCGGTTCATACTGAATGCATCCCGAGGCGGGACCGTCTCCGAAGGAAATACTTCCGAAACCAGAGCCGGGTTTCAACCGGGATGGAGACGGCTGGCCCTCTCGTTCAATCAGCATGAACTGCGCGTCTTTTCCGATGGCGTTCGGGTATTGAATGTCCCCCGCTTCGAAGAGGAACTGCGAAGCTTCCTGATCCACGGAGGGCGTCCCAATAATGCCAGACCCAATTCGGATGCGTTCATCAGAAACGTGGTCGTGGCCGAAGGCGGGATGCCGCTTTACGAGCGCGTCATGTCGGAAGGGAGCTTTTCAACAACGGAAATCCAGTTCGACGTGAACAGGGCCGACATCAAGCCGGAATCAGAAGGAATCATCGACCAAGTCTTCCAGCTCATGCGGGATCACCAGGACCTCCGTTTCTCTGTGGAAGGCCATACGGATTCCGACGGAGACGCCGAACTTAACCAGCGTCTTTCGCAACAGCGAGCTGAAAGCGTCGTTCGCGCATTGATTGAGAAGGGGATCAGCCCAGATCGCCTGACGGCAAAAGGATGGGGCGCTTCCAAGCCCGTGGCCGACAACGCGACCGATGAAGGAAAAGCCCAGAACAGGCGGGTTGAGTTCGTTCGGCTGTAG
- a CDS encoding glycosyltransferase — protein MTETSSRPTTLTLVIPCYNEEKTLERCVERVLAIADDRLVLELIIVDDASKDDSVSVAQKLIQRHPNIRLFRHERNQGKGAALRTGFAQATGDFVGVQDADLEYDPQDLRKLIVPLAEGRADVVFGSRFLYSGERRVLYFWHSQMNRALTFLSNMFSDLGLTDMETCYKLFRREIIQSIEIQENRFGFEPEIVAKVAEMRCRIYEAPISYQGRTYAEGKKINWKDGLRALYCILHYGAHRSPLPMQMLVYLFIGGTAALFNLLLFLLLFPTLSIGPSALIAFYAAAGLNYWLCTHLLFKKNIRWKTGTEQFVYYASVTGIALVDLATTTALLAFGLGAVSAKLLASCIGLILNFAARRFLVFPESRPEDWR, from the coding sequence ATGACGGAAACTTCCTCACGTCCTACGACCTTGACCCTGGTCATTCCCTGCTACAATGAAGAAAAAACCCTGGAACGCTGTGTGGAACGGGTTCTGGCCATTGCCGATGATCGACTCGTATTGGAACTGATTATCGTCGATGATGCATCCAAGGACGACAGCGTCTCCGTGGCCCAAAAACTTATCCAACGCCACCCGAACATCCGACTGTTCCGACACGAGCGCAACCAGGGCAAAGGGGCCGCCTTGCGCACGGGCTTCGCCCAGGCCACGGGAGATTTCGTGGGCGTCCAAGACGCGGATCTGGAGTACGACCCACAAGACCTGCGAAAGCTGATCGTTCCCCTGGCTGAAGGCAGGGCGGACGTAGTCTTCGGCTCTCGCTTCCTCTACTCTGGAGAACGGCGAGTTCTCTATTTCTGGCACAGCCAGATGAACCGCGCCCTGACCTTTCTCTCCAACATGTTCAGCGACCTCGGCCTGACGGACATGGAGACCTGTTACAAGCTCTTTCGTCGGGAGATCATCCAATCCATCGAGATCCAGGAAAACCGCTTCGGTTTTGAGCCGGAAATCGTGGCCAAGGTCGCGGAAATGCGCTGTCGAATCTACGAAGCGCCTATTTCTTATCAAGGACGGACCTACGCTGAAGGGAAGAAAATCAACTGGAAGGACGGATTGCGTGCCCTCTACTGCATCCTGCATTACGGGGCGCATCGGTCTCCGTTGCCCATGCAGATGTTGGTCTATCTGTTCATCGGCGGCACGGCCGCGCTGTTCAATCTGCTGCTGTTTCTGTTGCTCTTTCCGACCCTGTCCATTGGACCGTCGGCGCTCATCGCCTTCTATGCCGCGGCGGGATTGAACTACTGGCTATGCACCCACTTGCTGTTCAAAAAAAATATCCGCTGGAAAACTGGGACCGAGCAGTTTGTTTACTATGCATCCGTGACCGGGATAGCTCTGGTGGACTTGGCTACGACCACTGCACTCCTTGCGTTCGGCCTCGGTGCCGTCAGTGCAAAGCTGCTGGCCTCATGCATCGGGCTAATACTCAACTTTGCGGCACGGCGCTTTTTGGTGTTCCCTGAGAGCAGGCCGGAGGATTGGAGGTAG
- a CDS encoding FlxA-like family protein produces MRIDGYQNFLRAVEFAGQPVVRESQETGWFQGVSSSTRGDTVSISPAAREAQQAVQSEDHDDNNAVEAFRKYMHKARGGVDSSSNNPLEALRERLKDLENKLSSLATSQSIPEETKSSMIQAIQAEISQIASQIAELEAQTSETP; encoded by the coding sequence ATGCGCATAGACGGTTATCAGAATTTCTTGCGGGCAGTGGAATTTGCGGGACAGCCGGTTGTCCGGGAAAGTCAGGAAACAGGCTGGTTTCAGGGCGTTTCATCTTCCACCAGGGGCGACACCGTGAGCATTTCGCCAGCGGCCAGGGAAGCCCAGCAAGCCGTGCAGTCCGAAGACCACGACGATAATAACGCCGTGGAAGCCTTTAGGAAGTACATGCACAAAGCCAGGGGCGGGGTCGATTCTTCATCCAACAACCCCCTTGAGGCGCTGAGAGAGCGGCTGAAGGATCTGGAGAACAAACTGTCCTCGCTCGCCACCAGCCAGAGCATACCCGAGGAAACGAAAAGCAGCATGATTCAGGCAATCCAGGCTGAAATCAGCCAGATTGCCTCTCAAATCGCCGAGCTTGAGGCACAAACCTCAGAGACGCCATGA
- a CDS encoding MBOAT family O-acyltransferase, with translation MVFSSHIFLFYFLPLALFAYYLLPRRGKHLGLTVLSYAFYGWSNPLFVLILLASTVVDYFCGLVMARRRPIFDPRPIQELDPKGTRSRGQKIALAVSIVTNLSLLGFFKYFNFAVENYDLLLGWLGLHGLQLDTALRITLPLGISFYTFQSMSYSIDVYRGQAKALRNFIDFACYVSMFPQLVAGPIIRFREVADQLLHRAHTLEKFARGVAFISLGLAKKILLANPCGKVADTIFDAATITTVQAWYGAAAYAFQIYFDFSAYSDMAIGLGLMLGFVFPKNFDSPYLSKSITEFWRRWHISLSTWLRDYLYIPLGGNRKGPRRTAINLALVMLLGGLWHGAAWTFVIWGALHGLLLGLERIRGKTSFYHRLPGGVQIAFTFVLVLITWVFFRSADLPSALTYLGTMFGLVQAGPEAVAGAGLLNGLIYQPYYLGTFLLAAVVTWSCPQTWDWTRTITPAKALAIVALLLLSVAVLATQAYNPFIYFIF, from the coding sequence ATGGTCTTCAGTTCTCATATTTTCCTCTTCTATTTTCTGCCGCTGGCCCTGTTCGCCTATTATCTGCTGCCCCGGAGGGGCAAGCATCTGGGGCTGACGGTTCTCAGCTACGCCTTCTACGGCTGGTCCAATCCGCTGTTCGTCCTGATCCTGCTGGCCTCCACGGTGGTGGACTATTTCTGCGGGTTGGTCATGGCCCGGCGGCGGCCCATTTTCGATCCGCGTCCCATCCAGGAGTTGGACCCGAAAGGCACACGTTCTCGAGGCCAGAAGATCGCCCTGGCCGTGTCCATCGTGACCAATCTCTCCCTGCTCGGTTTTTTCAAATATTTCAACTTCGCCGTGGAGAACTACGACCTGCTCCTGGGCTGGCTCGGCCTGCACGGGCTGCAACTGGACACGGCCCTGCGGATCACCCTGCCGCTGGGGATCAGCTTCTACACCTTCCAGTCCATGAGCTATTCCATCGACGTGTATCGCGGCCAGGCCAAAGCCCTGCGCAACTTCATCGACTTCGCCTGCTACGTGTCCATGTTTCCGCAGTTGGTGGCCGGGCCGATCATCCGCTTCCGGGAGGTGGCGGATCAGCTTCTGCACCGCGCCCACACCCTGGAGAAGTTCGCCAGGGGGGTGGCCTTCATCAGCCTGGGGCTGGCCAAGAAGATCCTTTTGGCCAACCCCTGCGGCAAGGTGGCGGACACTATTTTCGACGCCGCGACCATAACCACGGTCCAGGCCTGGTACGGGGCCGCGGCCTACGCCTTTCAGATCTACTTCGACTTCAGCGCCTACTCGGACATGGCCATCGGCCTGGGGCTGATGCTGGGCTTTGTTTTTCCCAAAAACTTCGATTCCCCGTACCTGTCCAAGTCCATCACGGAATTCTGGCGACGCTGGCACATTTCCCTGTCCACCTGGCTGCGGGACTATCTGTACATCCCCCTGGGCGGCAACCGCAAAGGTCCCAGGCGCACGGCCATCAACCTGGCCCTGGTCATGCTCCTGGGCGGGTTGTGGCACGGCGCGGCCTGGACCTTCGTGATCTGGGGCGCGCTGCACGGCCTGCTCCTGGGTCTGGAACGGATCCGAGGCAAGACCAGCTTCTACCATCGCCTTCCCGGCGGGGTGCAAATCGCGTTCACCTTTGTGCTGGTCTTGATCACCTGGGTCTTTTTCCGATCCGCGGACCTGCCCTCGGCCCTGACCTATCTGGGAACCATGTTCGGCCTGGTTCAGGCCGGCCCCGAAGCAGTCGCGGGCGCCGGACTGCTCAACGGCCTGATCTACCAGCCCTACTACCTGGGCACGTTCCTGCTGGCCGCGGTGGTCACCTGGTCCTGTCCCCAAACCTGGGATTGGACCAGAACCATCACTCCGGCCAAGGCGTTGGCCATCGTGGCCCTATTGCTGCTCTCCGTGGCCGTGCTGGCGACCCAGGCCTATAACCCGTTCATCTATTTCATTTTCTAG
- a CDS encoding alginate O-acetyltransferase AlgX-related protein — translation MVGIFVLLAAAPPVRADDSSAILFSESTRLVGEAREQGNMAVQGLDGWLFFDQELDHVASGRFWGERAAEVSRATNPEFADPLPAILDFHDQLQAAGVELLLVPVPPKAVIYPDFISQALAERLVTQVPPARLDPAHQEFYELLLDHGLTVLDLTDVFLEERFADQGPLYCRQDTHWSGVGCVVAARKIGDLVREMPWYAEITAREFDSRWQDVQISGDLWRALDASALERETVGLRQVGREASTGLEPVESDQGSPVILLGDSHNLVFQAGGDMHARGAGLADQLTLELGLPVDLIAVRGSGATPARINLFRRAQRNSEYWQDKKLVIWVFTAREFTHADGWRLVPIAP, via the coding sequence GTGGTTGGCATTTTTGTTTTGCTCGCTGCCGCGCCGCCGGTCCGGGCGGATGATTCGTCAGCGATCCTTTTTTCCGAATCGACCAGACTGGTTGGAGAGGCTCGCGAACAAGGCAACATGGCTGTCCAGGGGCTGGACGGCTGGCTGTTCTTCGACCAGGAACTGGACCATGTTGCCTCGGGCAGGTTCTGGGGCGAGCGAGCCGCCGAAGTCAGCCGGGCGACCAATCCGGAATTCGCCGACCCTCTGCCGGCCATTCTGGATTTTCATGACCAGCTCCAGGCTGCGGGGGTGGAGCTGCTTTTGGTTCCGGTCCCTCCCAAGGCCGTGATCTATCCGGATTTCATTTCTCAGGCCCTGGCGGAACGCTTGGTGACGCAAGTCCCCCCAGCGCGACTGGACCCGGCGCATCAAGAATTTTACGAACTTTTGCTTGATCATGGTCTAACGGTGCTTGACTTGACAGATGTTTTTCTCGAAGAACGGTTTGCCGATCAGGGCCCACTATACTGCCGCCAGGATACCCACTGGTCCGGAGTCGGATGCGTGGTCGCGGCCCGGAAAATCGGTGATCTGGTCCGCGAAATGCCGTGGTACGCCGAAATCACGGCTCGTGAGTTCGACTCGCGCTGGCAAGACGTGCAAATCAGCGGAGACCTCTGGCGAGCATTGGATGCGTCGGCCCTGGAACGGGAAACAGTCGGCCTGCGTCAGGTGGGACGGGAAGCATCCACTGGCCTGGAACCTGTGGAGTCGGATCAGGGCAGCCCGGTGATCCTGCTCGGCGACAGCCATAATCTGGTCTTTCAGGCCGGCGGCGACATGCACGCTCGAGGCGCGGGGCTGGCCGATCAACTGACCCTGGAACTCGGCTTGCCCGTGGACCTGATCGCCGTACGCGGCTCCGGCGCCACCCCGGCCCGGATCAATCTCTTTCGCCGGGCGCAACGCAATTCGGAATACTGGCAGGATAAGAAGCTGGTGATTTGGGTGTTCACGGCTCGGGAGTTCACCCACGCCGACGGCTGGCGGCTCGTGCCCATCGCGCCTTAG
- a CDS encoding alginate O-acetyltransferase AlgX-related protein, whose product MADFDLQRSREQTAQEQAGVTRISRATAWLLTLALLLLIGLVTVSQHVHDLRAALRGDRSTWMPQSLEIFRAVPEALDVFRTSDQPFFSRVLAANRLLLREMGAFEDDLEDASILGQLVRPGMQTVLTRLGVGNEQAYVGRDGWLFYRPGLDYLTGPGFLEPRQLARRAASGNEWQPAPQPDPRKALVDLHRQLQARNIELVVMPTPVKPTVHPEMFARGLDGSESLNNPSYSDFIRDLDRAGILVFDPLPGLMRAKAETGRPQYLATDTHWRPEAMHHVARELGDFLLQHDLLRHDLMPSGALTGFRTRATEVAHTGDIANMLELPQGSSLFPPETVPLEQVLDARDDFWRPDPTADVLLLGDSFTNIFSLEPMGWGEAAGLAEHLSLVLQLPVDRIARNDHGAFATREILGRELARGRDRLEGKRVVILQFAARELAVGDWKLIDLKLGEPLPSLFFQPEPDQPLEVRAVVAAASPVPRPGSVPYADHVLSLHLVDLEHDGALLADPQAVVYTWGMRDNVWTPAARLRPGDEVTIRLRAWADVADAYDGINRSELDDFALQLEEPTWGEFLK is encoded by the coding sequence ATGGCCGACTTTGACCTGCAACGCTCGCGCGAACAGACCGCCCAGGAACAGGCGGGCGTGACCCGGATATCCCGGGCCACGGCCTGGCTGCTGACCCTGGCCCTGCTTCTGCTCATCGGCCTGGTCACCGTGAGCCAGCATGTCCATGACCTGCGGGCCGCTCTGCGCGGGGACCGATCCACCTGGATGCCCCAGTCCCTGGAGATTTTCCGGGCCGTGCCCGAGGCCCTGGATGTCTTCCGCACGTCCGACCAGCCCTTTTTCTCACGGGTTCTGGCCGCCAACCGGCTGCTACTGCGCGAGATGGGCGCGTTCGAGGACGACCTGGAGGACGCGTCCATTCTGGGGCAACTGGTCCGCCCCGGCATGCAGACCGTGCTGACCCGCCTGGGCGTGGGCAACGAGCAGGCCTACGTGGGCCGAGACGGATGGCTCTTCTACCGGCCCGGCCTGGACTATCTCACCGGCCCCGGCTTTCTGGAGCCCCGGCAACTGGCCCGGCGAGCGGCCTCGGGCAACGAATGGCAGCCCGCGCCGCAACCGGATCCGCGCAAGGCCCTGGTGGACCTGCACCGGCAGTTGCAGGCACGGAACATCGAGCTGGTGGTCATGCCCACCCCGGTGAAGCCCACGGTCCATCCGGAGATGTTCGCCAGGGGGCTGGACGGTTCCGAGTCCCTGAACAATCCATCTTATTCCGATTTTATCCGTGACCTGGACCGGGCCGGAATCCTGGTTTTTGATCCGCTCCCAGGCCTGATGCGGGCCAAGGCCGAGACCGGGCGGCCCCAGTACCTGGCCACGGACACCCACTGGCGGCCCGAGGCCATGCACCACGTGGCCCGGGAACTGGGCGATTTTCTGCTGCAACACGATCTGTTGCGCCACGATCTGATGCCCTCGGGGGCTCTGACCGGTTTCCGGACCAGAGCCACGGAGGTCGCCCATACCGGCGACATCGCCAACATGCTGGAGCTGCCCCAGGGCAGTTCGCTGTTTCCTCCGGAAACCGTCCCGCTGGAGCAGGTCCTGGACGCCCGGGACGATTTCTGGCGGCCTGATCCCACCGCCGATGTTCTGCTGCTGGGCGACAGCTTCACCAATATTTTCTCCCTGGAGCCCATGGGTTGGGGAGAAGCGGCTGGGCTGGCCGAACATCTCAGCCTGGTCCTGCAACTTCCCGTGGATCGTATCGCCCGCAACGACCACGGGGCCTTTGCCACGCGGGAGATTCTGGGCCGGGAACTGGCCCGGGGTCGGGACCGCCTGGAGGGCAAGCGGGTGGTGATCCTTCAGTTCGCGGCCCGGGAATTGGCCGTGGGGGACTGGAAGCTGATCGATCTGAAGCTGGGCGAGCCCCTGCCCTCGCTTTTTTTCCAGCCAGAACCCGACCAGCCCCTGGAGGTCCGGGCCGTGGTCGCCGCCGCGTCGCCGGTCCCCCGGCCCGGCAGCGTGCCCTACGCCGACCACGTCCTCAGCCTGCACCTGGTGGACCTGGAGCACGACGGGGCCTTGCTTGCCGATCCCCAGGCCGTGGTCTATACTTGGGGCATGCGGGACAATGTCTGGACCCCCGCGGCCCGCCTGCGGCCCGGAGACGAAGTGACCATCCGGCTCAGGGCCTGGGCGGACGTGGCCGACGCCTACGACGGGATCAATCGCAGCGAACTGGACGATTTCGCCTTGCAATTGGAGGAACCGACATGGGGGGAGTTTTTGAAATGA
- a CDS encoding MFS transporter, which translates to MPLVSPGTDTAGYPAFRSVVPGLLSLMGIFFANFMTRVVLAPFLLHIRDDFDLTKAQAGELFFIVSLGYSVALLCSGFFSSRLEHRQVIMVSAVGIALALVLAAFSPNLLWLRSSLLLVGLFGGLYFPSGFAVLTSMVPHTNWGKALAIHELAPNLSFVLAPLLAEMMTGLGLGWRAALGGNALLALGALVLFLRYCSAGREKSIPPRPKAYLTTLGQGRFWILAVFFAMAIGATQGVYSQTPLYLVSVRDLPADWVNYLLAASRVSGLFLVFWAGMIVDRLGPIRALRIFVALTGIATITFGLLPGSWVMLAVLVQPTMGGCFFPAGFAVLSLVYPAAVRPLAISLVVPMAVLAGGGLIPAGLGIFGDHDLFALGFILLGAAILLSTVLTTALKPSQSPSQDQSTP; encoded by the coding sequence ATGCCTCTTGTCTCTCCCGGCACGGATACCGCGGGCTATCCGGCCTTTCGATCCGTGGTTCCCGGCCTGCTCAGCCTGATGGGCATTTTTTTCGCCAACTTCATGACCCGGGTCGTCCTCGCGCCGTTTTTGCTGCATATCCGCGACGATTTCGACCTGACCAAGGCCCAGGCCGGGGAGCTGTTCTTCATCGTCTCCCTGGGCTACAGCGTGGCCCTGCTCTGCTCCGGCTTCTTCTCCTCCCGCCTGGAGCACCGTCAGGTGATCATGGTTTCCGCGGTGGGCATCGCCCTGGCCCTGGTCCTGGCCGCGTTCAGCCCGAACCTGCTCTGGCTGCGGTCGAGCCTGCTCTTGGTCGGCCTGTTCGGCGGGCTGTACTTCCCGTCCGGTTTCGCCGTGCTCACGTCCATGGTCCCGCACACCAACTGGGGCAAGGCCCTGGCCATCCATGAGCTGGCTCCGAACCTCAGCTTCGTCCTGGCCCCTCTGCTGGCCGAAATGATGACCGGCCTGGGCCTGGGCTGGAGGGCGGCCCTGGGCGGAAACGCCCTGTTGGCCCTGGGCGCCTTGGTCCTGTTCCTCCGGTACTGCTCCGCGGGTCGGGAGAAAAGCATTCCTCCCCGGCCCAAAGCCTACCTGACCACTTTGGGCCAGGGCCGCTTCTGGATTCTGGCCGTCTTTTTCGCCATGGCCATCGGAGCCACCCAGGGCGTCTACTCCCAAACGCCGCTGTACCTGGTCAGCGTGCGCGACCTGCCGGCGGACTGGGTCAACTACCTCCTGGCCGCGTCCCGGGTTTCCGGCCTGTTTCTGGTCTTCTGGGCCGGGATGATCGTGGATCGCCTCGGTCCCATCCGGGCCTTGCGCATTTTTGTCGCCCTCACCGGCATCGCGACCATCACCTTCGGCCTGCTGCCCGGAAGCTGGGTCATGCTGGCGGTGCTGGTCCAGCCGACCATGGGCGGGTGCTTCTTTCCCGCCGGGTTCGCCGTGCTCTCCCTGGTCTACCCCGCGGCCGTCCGCCCCCTGGCCATCTCCCTGGTCGTACCCATGGCCGTGCTGGCCGGAGGCGGACTGATCCCGGCCGGACTCGGCATCTTCGGCGACCACGATCTCTTCGCCCTGGGCTTCATCCTCCTGGGCGCGGCGATCCTGCTCAGCACGGTCCTGACCACGGCCCTCAAGCCGTCACAGTCGCCGTCGCAAGATCAATCCACGCCCTGA